The following are encoded in a window of Syngnathoides biaculeatus isolate LvHL_M chromosome 3, ASM1980259v1, whole genome shotgun sequence genomic DNA:
- the gcfc2 gene encoding GC-rich sequence DNA-binding factor 2 isoform X2 translates to MFRKKPRRVFRQRKEESSDEEETVVDRSDEAGSEKTAILACKPSRVGHSRGISCSSKREATPSKVDDAVGEDVEISERTIDTDENLKDNYDKTRTSTVLSFSDDKESLEPEFKLRKSADKAVLFQIRKKETLPVKDNYNNEPERILSSGSPREDDDSQASSHSSHQSDYDEVENDEDEDEDKDVASSSSSSSKCSYSAVKPVVIPNAKAIKAAKMQRCNIRAQKEFIPLNTGGRTSSGSTPERYHNEEMEDDDDEDRVEGGDDDDEPDNHEKRIEFAPGLKSVKERIVEELGGTSVGSLSGSDEEEQELWEETQIGKGVKRCLGRLSPSGSESSSYSSSSFQHNERQRQKKSTGLKIPKTLPSVTVSMVKRRIASKLDSLKEVHSVRRAELSRMEGDSESAKTSVESLEESSSEKQLKFYRDMTIFSHNLVECLREKIVEINSLELELHTLLSSQMEALCAQRRQNMQEHAQHLQQLSYNSNNGGKTQSVAATGDNTVEDCDIPEDTQPSSEEEELKKEMAAILLKSQRIFSDVHDDFYDVKMILTRFEEWRSFYSDSYHSAYISLCLPKLLNPIIRHQLLGWNPLKDTSMDFEKLPWFTAVESFCHGHSHEELHHLDREMLSNVIERTVIPKITAFVELVWDPMSLHQSARLTGLCHQLREDYSIFEGEQSKPVTTLIKAVIGRLRRCVDEDVFIPLYPKKLLEDSLSPQSRFRNQQFWIAIKLLGNMGKWDPLLPDSELKELILDKLLCRYLTITLSSQKESKNDLPACKKIAESLPTSWFRGENECLPQLQTFKNHLVQKAHSICKQQPPDTRLALIEVLKILSRIRCHDSIMSIAEKYHYEDVIYSHQLLNQETQ, encoded by the exons atgttcagaaaaaaGCCCAGGAGAGTTTTTCGACAGAGAAAAGAAGAGTCTAGTGATGAGGAGGAAACAGTGGTGGACCGATCGGACGAAGCCGGATCAGAGAAAACAGCGATTTTGGCCTGTAAACCGTCCAGAGTCGGTCACTCCCGTGGGATATCTTGCAGTTCGAAGCGGGAAGCGACTCCATCAAAGGTGGATGATGCTGTCGGAGAGGACGTGGAGATATCCGAACGGACGATAGACACCGACGAAAATCTGAAAGACAATTATGACAAGACGAGAACGAGCACCGTCCTCAGTTTCTCTGACGACAAAGAAT CTCTGGAACCGGAGTTTAAACTAAGGAAGTCGGCTGATAAAGCTGTGTTGTTCCAAATAAGGAAAAAGGAAACTCTGCCTGTTAAAGACAACTACAACAATG aaccAGAGCGTATCCTCTCATCTGGCTCTCCTAGGGAAGATGATGACAGCCAAGCATCATCACATAGTTCTCACCAAAGTGATTATGATGAGGTGGagaatgatgaggatgaggatgaagatAAGGACGTTGCCAGTTCTTCTTCATCTAGCTCAAAATGCAGCTACTCTGCTGTTAAACCAG TTGTGATCCCCAATGCCAAGGCGATTAAAGCAGCCAAGATGCAGCGGTGCAACATTCGAGCTCAGAAAGAGTTCATCCCTCTAAACACAGGTGGCCGCACCTCATCCGGTAGCACGCCGGAGCGCTACCACAATGAGGAAATGGAggacgatgatgatgaagacAGAGTTGAGGGTGGtgatgacgacgacgagccAGATAATCACGAGAAAAGAATTGAGTTTGCCCCAGGATTAAAAAGTGTGAAGGAGAGGATCGTTGAGGAACTTG GAGGAACAAGTGTTGGCAGTCTGTCAGGGAGTGACGAAGAGGAGCAGGAGCTTTGGGAGGAGACACAAATTGGGAAGGGAGTGAAGCGATGCCTTGGAAGACTG AGCCCGTCTGGCAGTGAGTCAAGCAgctacagcagcagcagcttccAGCACAATGAACgtcaaagacaaaagaaatcaaCAGGGCTCAAGATCCCAAAGACACTTCCCTCAGTCACCGTCTCAATGGTTAAGAGGAGGATTGCGTCAAA GCTTGACTCCCTGAAGGAAGTGCACAGTGTGCGGCGTGCTGAGCTAAGTCGGATGGAGGGAGATTCCGAGAGTGCTAAAACGTCTGTGGAGTCTCTGGAGGAAAGCTCCTCAGAGAAACAGCTGAAGTTTTACAGAGACATGACCATCTTTTCCCACAACTTGGTGGAGTGTCTGCGGGAGAAG ATTGTTGAAATTAACTCACTGGAGCTGGAGCTCCACACGCTACTTTCTAGCCAGATGGAGGCGCTGTGTGCCCAGAGACGACAAAATATGCAGGAGCATGCCCAGCACCTGCAGCAGCTCAGCT ACAACTCGAACAATGGAGGTAAGACACAGAG TGTGGCAGCCACTGGGGATAACACTGTGGAAGACTGCGATATACCAGAAGATACACAGCCTTCTAGTGAGGAAGAAGAACTGAAAAAGGAAATGG CTGCCATCTTGCTGAAGTCCCAGAGGATCTTTTCTGACGTTCACGACGACTTTTATGAtgtcaaaatgattttgaccCGCTTTGAGGAATGGAGAAGCTTCTATTCGGACTCTTACCACAGTGCCTACATCTCTCTTTGTCTGCCAAAGTTGCTTAACCCCATCATAAGGCATCAACTGCTTGGATGGAACCCTCTAAAG GATACCAGCATGGACTTTGAAAAACTCCCATGGTTCACTGCAGTAGAGAGCTTCTGTCATGGCCACAGTCATGAGGAGTTACATCACTTGGACAGAGAAATGCTTTCTAATGTCATCGAAAGGACCGTCATACCCAAGATAACAG CCTTTGTGGAGCTGGTTTGGGACCCCATGTCCCTCCATCAGTCAGCCCGTCTAACTGGACTTTGTCATCAGCTGAGGGAGGACTACTCAATCTTTGAAGGAGAGCAGAGTAAGCCGGTCACG ACACTCATCAAGGCTGTGATTGGCCGACTCAGGAGGTGTGTAGATGAAGATGTCTTCATCCCGCTCTACCCCAAaaa ACTCCTAGAGGACAGTTTGTCTCCTCAGAGTCGCTTTAGGAACCAACAGTTCTGGATAGCCATTAAG CTGTTAGGAAACATGGGGAAATGGGATCCACTGCTGCCCGATTCTGAACTGAAGGAGTTGATATTGGACAAACTGCTCTGCCGATACCTGACGATCACCCTTTCCAGCCAAAAGGAGTCAAAAAATGACCTTCCTGCATGCAAAAAA ATCGCCGAAAGCCTGCCAACCAGTTGGTTCAGAGGAGAGAATGAATGTTTGCCTCAGCTCCAGACCTTCAAAAACCACCTTGTTCAGAAAGCTCACAGCATTTGTAAACAACAACCTCCAGACACAAG GCTTGCACTGATTGAAGTGCTGAAAATTCTGAGTAGAATCCGATGCCACGACTCCATCATGAGCATAGCGGAAAAATACCACTATGAGGATGTGATCTACTCTCATCAGCTGCTCAATCAGGAGACACAATGA
- the gcfc2 gene encoding GC-rich sequence DNA-binding factor 2 isoform X3 produces MFRKKPRRVFRQRKEESSDEEETVVDRSDEAGSEKTAILACKPSRVGHSRGISCSSKREATPSKVDDAVGEDVEISERTIDTDENLKDNYDKTRTSTVLSFSDDKESLEPEFKLRKSADKAVLFQIRKKETLPVKDNYNNEPERILSSGSPREDDDSQASSHSSHQSDYDEVENDEDEDEDKDVASSSSSSSKCSYSAVKPVVIPNAKAIKAAKMQRCNIRAQKEFIPLNTGGRTSSGSTPERYHNEEMEDDDDEDRVEGGDDDDEPDNHEKRIEFAPGLKSVKERIVEELGGTSVGSLSGSDEEEQELWEETQIGKGVKRCLGRLSPSGSESSSYSSSSFQHNERQRQKKSTGLKIPKTLPSVTVSMVKRRIASKLDSLKEVHSVRRAELSRMEGDSESAKTSVESLEESSSEKQLKFYRDMTIFSHNLVECLREKIVEINSLELELHTLLSSQMEALCAQRRQNMQEHAQHLQQLSSVDNSNNGGKTQSVAATGDNTVEDCDIPEDTQPSSEEEELKKEMAAILLKSQRIFSDVHDDFYDVKMILTRFEEWRSFYSDSYHSAYISLCLPKLLNPIIRHQLLGWNPLKDTSMDFEKLPWFTAVESFCHGHSHEELHHLDREMLSNVIERTVIPKITAFVELVWDPMSLHQSARLTGLCHQLREDYSIFEGEQSKPVTTLIKAVIGRLRRLLEDSLSPQSRFRNQQFWIAIKLLGNMGKWDPLLPDSELKELILDKLLCRYLTITLSSQKESKNDLPACKKIAESLPTSWFRGENECLPQLQTFKNHLVQKAHSICKQQPPDTRLALIEVLKILSRIRCHDSIMSIAEKYHYEDVIYSHQLLNQETQ; encoded by the exons atgttcagaaaaaaGCCCAGGAGAGTTTTTCGACAGAGAAAAGAAGAGTCTAGTGATGAGGAGGAAACAGTGGTGGACCGATCGGACGAAGCCGGATCAGAGAAAACAGCGATTTTGGCCTGTAAACCGTCCAGAGTCGGTCACTCCCGTGGGATATCTTGCAGTTCGAAGCGGGAAGCGACTCCATCAAAGGTGGATGATGCTGTCGGAGAGGACGTGGAGATATCCGAACGGACGATAGACACCGACGAAAATCTGAAAGACAATTATGACAAGACGAGAACGAGCACCGTCCTCAGTTTCTCTGACGACAAAGAAT CTCTGGAACCGGAGTTTAAACTAAGGAAGTCGGCTGATAAAGCTGTGTTGTTCCAAATAAGGAAAAAGGAAACTCTGCCTGTTAAAGACAACTACAACAATG aaccAGAGCGTATCCTCTCATCTGGCTCTCCTAGGGAAGATGATGACAGCCAAGCATCATCACATAGTTCTCACCAAAGTGATTATGATGAGGTGGagaatgatgaggatgaggatgaagatAAGGACGTTGCCAGTTCTTCTTCATCTAGCTCAAAATGCAGCTACTCTGCTGTTAAACCAG TTGTGATCCCCAATGCCAAGGCGATTAAAGCAGCCAAGATGCAGCGGTGCAACATTCGAGCTCAGAAAGAGTTCATCCCTCTAAACACAGGTGGCCGCACCTCATCCGGTAGCACGCCGGAGCGCTACCACAATGAGGAAATGGAggacgatgatgatgaagacAGAGTTGAGGGTGGtgatgacgacgacgagccAGATAATCACGAGAAAAGAATTGAGTTTGCCCCAGGATTAAAAAGTGTGAAGGAGAGGATCGTTGAGGAACTTG GAGGAACAAGTGTTGGCAGTCTGTCAGGGAGTGACGAAGAGGAGCAGGAGCTTTGGGAGGAGACACAAATTGGGAAGGGAGTGAAGCGATGCCTTGGAAGACTG AGCCCGTCTGGCAGTGAGTCAAGCAgctacagcagcagcagcttccAGCACAATGAACgtcaaagacaaaagaaatcaaCAGGGCTCAAGATCCCAAAGACACTTCCCTCAGTCACCGTCTCAATGGTTAAGAGGAGGATTGCGTCAAA GCTTGACTCCCTGAAGGAAGTGCACAGTGTGCGGCGTGCTGAGCTAAGTCGGATGGAGGGAGATTCCGAGAGTGCTAAAACGTCTGTGGAGTCTCTGGAGGAAAGCTCCTCAGAGAAACAGCTGAAGTTTTACAGAGACATGACCATCTTTTCCCACAACTTGGTGGAGTGTCTGCGGGAGAAG ATTGTTGAAATTAACTCACTGGAGCTGGAGCTCCACACGCTACTTTCTAGCCAGATGGAGGCGCTGTGTGCCCAGAGACGACAAAATATGCAGGAGCATGCCCAGCACCTGCAGCAGCTCAGCT CTGTAGACAACTCGAACAATGGAGGTAAGACACAGAG TGTGGCAGCCACTGGGGATAACACTGTGGAAGACTGCGATATACCAGAAGATACACAGCCTTCTAGTGAGGAAGAAGAACTGAAAAAGGAAATGG CTGCCATCTTGCTGAAGTCCCAGAGGATCTTTTCTGACGTTCACGACGACTTTTATGAtgtcaaaatgattttgaccCGCTTTGAGGAATGGAGAAGCTTCTATTCGGACTCTTACCACAGTGCCTACATCTCTCTTTGTCTGCCAAAGTTGCTTAACCCCATCATAAGGCATCAACTGCTTGGATGGAACCCTCTAAAG GATACCAGCATGGACTTTGAAAAACTCCCATGGTTCACTGCAGTAGAGAGCTTCTGTCATGGCCACAGTCATGAGGAGTTACATCACTTGGACAGAGAAATGCTTTCTAATGTCATCGAAAGGACCGTCATACCCAAGATAACAG CCTTTGTGGAGCTGGTTTGGGACCCCATGTCCCTCCATCAGTCAGCCCGTCTAACTGGACTTTGTCATCAGCTGAGGGAGGACTACTCAATCTTTGAAGGAGAGCAGAGTAAGCCGGTCACG ACACTCATCAAGGCTGTGATTGGCCGACTCAGGAG ACTCCTAGAGGACAGTTTGTCTCCTCAGAGTCGCTTTAGGAACCAACAGTTCTGGATAGCCATTAAG CTGTTAGGAAACATGGGGAAATGGGATCCACTGCTGCCCGATTCTGAACTGAAGGAGTTGATATTGGACAAACTGCTCTGCCGATACCTGACGATCACCCTTTCCAGCCAAAAGGAGTCAAAAAATGACCTTCCTGCATGCAAAAAA ATCGCCGAAAGCCTGCCAACCAGTTGGTTCAGAGGAGAGAATGAATGTTTGCCTCAGCTCCAGACCTTCAAAAACCACCTTGTTCAGAAAGCTCACAGCATTTGTAAACAACAACCTCCAGACACAAG GCTTGCACTGATTGAAGTGCTGAAAATTCTGAGTAGAATCCGATGCCACGACTCCATCATGAGCATAGCGGAAAAATACCACTATGAGGATGTGATCTACTCTCATCAGCTGCTCAATCAGGAGACACAATGA
- the gcfc2 gene encoding GC-rich sequence DNA-binding factor 2 isoform X1 produces MFRKKPRRVFRQRKEESSDEEETVVDRSDEAGSEKTAILACKPSRVGHSRGISCSSKREATPSKVDDAVGEDVEISERTIDTDENLKDNYDKTRTSTVLSFSDDKESLEPEFKLRKSADKAVLFQIRKKETLPVKDNYNNEPERILSSGSPREDDDSQASSHSSHQSDYDEVENDEDEDEDKDVASSSSSSSKCSYSAVKPVVIPNAKAIKAAKMQRCNIRAQKEFIPLNTGGRTSSGSTPERYHNEEMEDDDDEDRVEGGDDDDEPDNHEKRIEFAPGLKSVKERIVEELGGTSVGSLSGSDEEEQELWEETQIGKGVKRCLGRLSPSGSESSSYSSSSFQHNERQRQKKSTGLKIPKTLPSVTVSMVKRRIASKLDSLKEVHSVRRAELSRMEGDSESAKTSVESLEESSSEKQLKFYRDMTIFSHNLVECLREKIVEINSLELELHTLLSSQMEALCAQRRQNMQEHAQHLQQLSSVDNSNNGGKTQSVAATGDNTVEDCDIPEDTQPSSEEEELKKEMAAILLKSQRIFSDVHDDFYDVKMILTRFEEWRSFYSDSYHSAYISLCLPKLLNPIIRHQLLGWNPLKDTSMDFEKLPWFTAVESFCHGHSHEELHHLDREMLSNVIERTVIPKITAFVELVWDPMSLHQSARLTGLCHQLREDYSIFEGEQSKPVTTLIKAVIGRLRRCVDEDVFIPLYPKKLLEDSLSPQSRFRNQQFWIAIKLLGNMGKWDPLLPDSELKELILDKLLCRYLTITLSSQKESKNDLPACKKIAESLPTSWFRGENECLPQLQTFKNHLVQKAHSICKQQPPDTRLALIEVLKILSRIRCHDSIMSIAEKYHYEDVIYSHQLLNQETQ; encoded by the exons atgttcagaaaaaaGCCCAGGAGAGTTTTTCGACAGAGAAAAGAAGAGTCTAGTGATGAGGAGGAAACAGTGGTGGACCGATCGGACGAAGCCGGATCAGAGAAAACAGCGATTTTGGCCTGTAAACCGTCCAGAGTCGGTCACTCCCGTGGGATATCTTGCAGTTCGAAGCGGGAAGCGACTCCATCAAAGGTGGATGATGCTGTCGGAGAGGACGTGGAGATATCCGAACGGACGATAGACACCGACGAAAATCTGAAAGACAATTATGACAAGACGAGAACGAGCACCGTCCTCAGTTTCTCTGACGACAAAGAAT CTCTGGAACCGGAGTTTAAACTAAGGAAGTCGGCTGATAAAGCTGTGTTGTTCCAAATAAGGAAAAAGGAAACTCTGCCTGTTAAAGACAACTACAACAATG aaccAGAGCGTATCCTCTCATCTGGCTCTCCTAGGGAAGATGATGACAGCCAAGCATCATCACATAGTTCTCACCAAAGTGATTATGATGAGGTGGagaatgatgaggatgaggatgaagatAAGGACGTTGCCAGTTCTTCTTCATCTAGCTCAAAATGCAGCTACTCTGCTGTTAAACCAG TTGTGATCCCCAATGCCAAGGCGATTAAAGCAGCCAAGATGCAGCGGTGCAACATTCGAGCTCAGAAAGAGTTCATCCCTCTAAACACAGGTGGCCGCACCTCATCCGGTAGCACGCCGGAGCGCTACCACAATGAGGAAATGGAggacgatgatgatgaagacAGAGTTGAGGGTGGtgatgacgacgacgagccAGATAATCACGAGAAAAGAATTGAGTTTGCCCCAGGATTAAAAAGTGTGAAGGAGAGGATCGTTGAGGAACTTG GAGGAACAAGTGTTGGCAGTCTGTCAGGGAGTGACGAAGAGGAGCAGGAGCTTTGGGAGGAGACACAAATTGGGAAGGGAGTGAAGCGATGCCTTGGAAGACTG AGCCCGTCTGGCAGTGAGTCAAGCAgctacagcagcagcagcttccAGCACAATGAACgtcaaagacaaaagaaatcaaCAGGGCTCAAGATCCCAAAGACACTTCCCTCAGTCACCGTCTCAATGGTTAAGAGGAGGATTGCGTCAAA GCTTGACTCCCTGAAGGAAGTGCACAGTGTGCGGCGTGCTGAGCTAAGTCGGATGGAGGGAGATTCCGAGAGTGCTAAAACGTCTGTGGAGTCTCTGGAGGAAAGCTCCTCAGAGAAACAGCTGAAGTTTTACAGAGACATGACCATCTTTTCCCACAACTTGGTGGAGTGTCTGCGGGAGAAG ATTGTTGAAATTAACTCACTGGAGCTGGAGCTCCACACGCTACTTTCTAGCCAGATGGAGGCGCTGTGTGCCCAGAGACGACAAAATATGCAGGAGCATGCCCAGCACCTGCAGCAGCTCAGCT CTGTAGACAACTCGAACAATGGAGGTAAGACACAGAG TGTGGCAGCCACTGGGGATAACACTGTGGAAGACTGCGATATACCAGAAGATACACAGCCTTCTAGTGAGGAAGAAGAACTGAAAAAGGAAATGG CTGCCATCTTGCTGAAGTCCCAGAGGATCTTTTCTGACGTTCACGACGACTTTTATGAtgtcaaaatgattttgaccCGCTTTGAGGAATGGAGAAGCTTCTATTCGGACTCTTACCACAGTGCCTACATCTCTCTTTGTCTGCCAAAGTTGCTTAACCCCATCATAAGGCATCAACTGCTTGGATGGAACCCTCTAAAG GATACCAGCATGGACTTTGAAAAACTCCCATGGTTCACTGCAGTAGAGAGCTTCTGTCATGGCCACAGTCATGAGGAGTTACATCACTTGGACAGAGAAATGCTTTCTAATGTCATCGAAAGGACCGTCATACCCAAGATAACAG CCTTTGTGGAGCTGGTTTGGGACCCCATGTCCCTCCATCAGTCAGCCCGTCTAACTGGACTTTGTCATCAGCTGAGGGAGGACTACTCAATCTTTGAAGGAGAGCAGAGTAAGCCGGTCACG ACACTCATCAAGGCTGTGATTGGCCGACTCAGGAGGTGTGTAGATGAAGATGTCTTCATCCCGCTCTACCCCAAaaa ACTCCTAGAGGACAGTTTGTCTCCTCAGAGTCGCTTTAGGAACCAACAGTTCTGGATAGCCATTAAG CTGTTAGGAAACATGGGGAAATGGGATCCACTGCTGCCCGATTCTGAACTGAAGGAGTTGATATTGGACAAACTGCTCTGCCGATACCTGACGATCACCCTTTCCAGCCAAAAGGAGTCAAAAAATGACCTTCCTGCATGCAAAAAA ATCGCCGAAAGCCTGCCAACCAGTTGGTTCAGAGGAGAGAATGAATGTTTGCCTCAGCTCCAGACCTTCAAAAACCACCTTGTTCAGAAAGCTCACAGCATTTGTAAACAACAACCTCCAGACACAAG GCTTGCACTGATTGAAGTGCTGAAAATTCTGAGTAGAATCCGATGCCACGACTCCATCATGAGCATAGCGGAAAAATACCACTATGAGGATGTGATCTACTCTCATCAGCTGCTCAATCAGGAGACACAATGA